One genomic window of Fusarium keratoplasticum isolate Fu6.1 chromosome 3, whole genome shotgun sequence includes the following:
- a CDS encoding HET domain-containing protein, with translation MPGSLNKVSDRLPATIRNAIAVVQRLGCRYLWVDALCLIQNDADDLDQGVGAMDLIYERAWLTIVAACGHDANARLPGVQEGTRNPSINTRHVMPGIAMGVVVGLDDRLGRSMYDTRGWTFQERMLSRRAIYFVDDKLFYRCRRTVHAEHLIDLSNAPQPTLRTVSQLLLKTVLMHNPVDDYSLILRFYSIRILTNQSDAPRAMAGIIQRFSVAMGCRFLEGLPTATFDLFILLRSLRGSLRRRPAFPSYSWTGWSGFSASCPRGVSPIYNDTLRDKTWIIWYKRSPSATVSLVWDPSFEPSFPLHDETFAGYRERRPFSHGRYTPAGLDTSRTAPSETISFSRGVPPYHILQFWTISTFYTISDMDVFNATGDLVDSNGERCGFVWLDGFEETTYFESQTHFEVILLSEPQFVVRQELESCSTSSYPKVNGEWNCFNVLLLEWQGGLAERRGFGYLIQEAIGNSLAPGPMWKEILLA, from the exons ATGCCAGGGTCTCTCAACAAGGTCTCAGATCGGCTTCCAGCAACAATCCGCAATGCGATAGCTGTCGTTCAACGTCTCGGATGTCGATATCTCTGGGTCGATGCCTTATGTCTAATTCAGAACGATGCCGATGACCTGGATCAGGGTGTGGGCGCAATGGATCTGATTTACGAGCGAGCCTGGCTCACCATTGTGGCGGCTTGCGGCCATGACGCCAATGCTCGTCTTCCTGGTGTCCAGGAAGGCACCAGGAACCCTTCAATAAACACCCGTCATGTGATGCCTGGTATCGCGATGGGTGTTGTGGTTGGTCTAGATGATCGTCTGGGCCGTTCTATGTACGACACTAGAGGATGGAC ATTCCAAGAGCGAATGCTGTCACGGAGAGCCATATACTTTGTAGATGACAAACTTTTCTACCGCTGTCGAAGAACCGTCCACGCCGAACACTTGATAGACCTCTCTAACGCACCCCAACCAACTCTGCGGACAGTCTCGCAGCTTCTTTTAAAGACCGTATTGATGCATAACCCTGTTGATGACTATTCTTTGATACTACGGTTCTACAGCATACGGATCTTGACCAACCAGAGCGATGCTCCTCGAGCCATGGCGGGTATCATTCAACGATTCTCCGTCGCCATGGGATGCCGATTCCTGGAGGGACTTCCGACCGCCACCTTTGATTTattcatcctcctccgctcTTTACGTGGTAGTTTACGTCGCCGCCCCGCATTTCCAAGCTATTCATGGACAGGCTGGTCCGGCTTCTCGGCATCATGTCCACGCGGGGTCTCTCCTATCTATAATGACACGCTCAGGGATAAAACATGGATCATCTGGTATAAGAGAAGTCCCTCCGCGACTGTCAGTCTAGTCTGGGACCCTTCTTTCGAGCCATCCTTTCCTCTTCACGATGAGACATTTGCGGGATATCGGGAAAGACGACCATTTAGTCATGGACGATATACCCCAGCAGGCTTGGACACGAGCCGCACGGCACCCTCAGAGACTATTTCATTCTCCCGGGGCGTACCACCGTACCATATCCTCCAGTTCTGGACCATATCGACGTTCTACACGATCTCCGACATGGACGTATTCAACGCAACCGGTGACCTTGTAGACTCTAACGGTGAGAGATGTGGTTTTGTCTGGCTCGATGGATTTGAGGAGACGACATATTTTGAATCACAGACACATTTTGAGGTTATTCTGTTGTCCGAGCCACAGTTTGTGGTGCGTCAAGAACTCGAGAGCTGCTCCACGTCTTCTTATCCCAAGGTGAACGGGGAGTGGAACTGTTTCAATGTACTGCTGTTGGAGTGGCAAGGTGGTCTGGCTGAGCGACGAGGCTTTGGCTACCTAATTCAAGAAGCCATTGGCAATAGTCTTGCTCCCGGTCCTATGTGGAAAGAAATCTTGTTGGCATGA
- a CDS encoding NYN domain-containing protein yields MTVKWQQPARGLSVPAARNQTSPPNSDTSEQERKIYIYIDHSNFWIEPYNRSGYQWRYDIASFRSLLIRLAAKTGNMDRRNVQAEVNVYGYVPDCLKPIWKSQGARIHELRKSFAADLQKGIEREHGEKEVDTSLVAHSVRKAVEAWYDEDPEAKSVFVIVSGDRDMRPAMEQIIECEHHVHVWAWNDTMSKVYEYLGRDQSLVTLHRLDDYKHRFVHY; encoded by the coding sequence ATGACTGTCAAATGGCAACAGCCAGCGCGGGGTCTTAGTGTGCCGGCCGCTCGCAACCAAACATCTCCCCCAAACAGCGACACTTCCGAACAGGAGAGAAAGATCTACATCTACATCGACCACTCCAACTTTTGGATCGAACCTTACAATAGGAGCGGGTATCAGTGGAGATACGACATTGCAAGCTTCCGCTCCCTCCTTATTCGATTAGCCGCGAAAACGGGCAACATGGATCGTCGTAATGTCCAAGCCGAAGTCAACGTCTACGGCTATGTCCCTGACTGTCTCAAACCCATTTGGAAAAGCCAAGGTGCGAGGATTCATGAACTCCGGAAATCTTTTGCCGCAGACCTCCAGAAGGGGATCGAAAGAGAGCACGGCGAGAAGGAAGTGGACACCTCCCTTGTCGCCCACTCAGTTCGGAAGGCCGTCGAAGCCTGGTACGATGAAGACCCAGAGGCAAAAAGCGTGTTTGTCATTGTTTCTGGCGACAGAGATATGCGTCCTGCCATGGAGCAGATCATCGAATGCGAGCACCATGTGCACGTGTGGGCATGGAACGACACTATGTCCAAGGTTTACGAATACTTGGGCCGTGACCAAAGTCTTGTTACGTTGCACCGACTGGATGATTATAAACACCGTTTCGTTCACTATTGA
- a CDS encoding SnoaL-like domain-containing protein — translation MASLAANLGLSDREAIPDALYRSIFGLDSNDKTIFESAWHQDAEFIFDGTPPIQGLPAILATTFQYVGAGLDTTHMVSNVRIDLKDGADTAKMTAHALAQHYRKDEGRKPEAPRFLTGNMYWIDLIKDKSDGLWKMTKFDLRVIWSEGDASIIGQ, via the coding sequence ATGGCTAGCCTCGCTGCAAACCTCGGTCTTTCAGACCGTGAAGCCATCCCCGATGCCCTCTATCGCAGTATTTTCGGCCTTGATTCCAATGATAAGACTATCTTTGAATCAGCCTGGCACCAAGACGCCGAATTCATCTTTGACGGAACACCCCCCATCCAGGGACTTCCCGCCATCCTGGCCACCACCTTCCAGTACGTTGGCGCCGGGCTCGACACAACGCACATGGTGAGCAACGTCCGAATCGACCTGAAGGATGGTGCAGACACTGCAAAAATGACCGCCCATGCTTTGGCTCAGCACTATCGCAAGGATGAAGGGCGGAAGCCAGAGGCGCCGCGCTTCTTGACGGGCAACATGTACTGGATTGATCTTATCAAGGATAAGAGTGATGGGCTTTGGAAGATGACAAAGTTTGACTTGAGGGTCATTTGGAGTGAGGGAGATGCATCTATTATTGGACAGTAA
- a CDS encoding HET domain-containing protein: protein MRLLHTRNLQLETFIGKKTPGYAILSHTWGDDEVLFQDLESGPIQNWRERRGASKVLGAAAQAASDGYTYIWIDTCCIDKSSSAELSEAINSMYAWYKRSRVCYAYLEDILIPDATLLGLSRWFTRGWTLQELIAPSDVRFFTSSWEFLGRRDQLAKSISEITRIDPHVLKFGQQTPLETYPIGQRMTWAAGRTTTRTEDMAYCLLGLFQVNMPLLYGEGRKAFLRLQEEILKQSTSKDHSILLHRESGHIFASQPSAFDIGCKLHRWTAQTDIGLVQDGVKVTLHVQKVISKGEPHGVEEFVTLGVLDCRIDEGTGSFARPVIVLDHTNGYYRHRSTGLMMIRPEAEPEVVEIVGTHKPLNFHYERPLKLSGVKVDPAAFEQKSITLRHHDVVGNMHGRERILQLRLGKITQPETGQKYKFGPRRISPHKEILSINLSSWNTIFVHAAVFLYGPQDGDLCSHLLLVGLLSRAQERESVLWDRIIPTGPILKNKLRDWQGDNIEGLYSEILSADYLEPLLMEFYYDNSGTELDVRNYLGREKYSYVTQDGDTIQPRFELVEFLGDWLYEVWLTVERLGEGEEITNIGIL from the exons ATGCGGCTCCTCCACACCCGGAATCTTCAACTTGAGACGTTTATCGGCAAGAAAACTCCAGGTTATGCCATCTTGTCACACACTTGGGGTGACGATGAGGTTCTCTTCCAGGACCTCGAATCTGGGCCCATCCAGAATTGGCGAGAGCGGCGCGGTGCTTCAAAGGTCCTAGGTGCTGCTGCACAAGCGGCATCAGACGGCTACACCTATATCTGGATCGATACCTGTTGCATCGATAAGAGTAGCAGTGCAGAACTTTCagaggccatcaactccatgtATGCATGGTATAAACGCTCCAGAGTTTGCTACGCATATCTCGAGGACATACTTATACCCGATGCTACGCTTCTTGGGCTCAGCCGTTGGTTCACTCGAGGTTGGACTCTTCAAGAGCTCATCGCGCCAAGCGATGTTCGATTCTTCACCTCTTCCTGGGAGTTTCTCGGTCGCCGTGACCAGTTGGCAAAGTCAATCTCCGAGATCACTCGCATAGACCCGCACGTGTTGAAATTTGGACAGCAGACACCGCTTGAGACATATCCCATCGGCCAGAGAATGACTTGGGCTGCTGGACGAACCACGACAAGAACAGAGGACATGGCGTACTGCTTGTTGGGGCTGTTTCAGGTAAACATGCCACTGCTATACGGTGAGGGACGCAAAGCGTTTCTAAGGCTACAGGAAGAGATTTTGAAGCAGTCCACATCGAAAGATCATTCGATTTTACTGCACAGGGAATCGGGTCACATTTTTGCATCCCAGCCGTCTGCATTCGACATTGGCTGCAAGCTCCATCGATGGACAGCCCAAACAGACATTGGCCTAGTCCAAGATGGTGTCAAGGTCACGCTTCATGTCCAGAAGGTTATCTCAAAAGGGGAGCCtcatggcgttgaagaaTTCGTAACATTGGGGGTCCTAGATTGCCGCATTGACGAGGGCACGGGATCTTTTGCACGGCCCGTGATTGTTTTGGATCACACCAACGGTTACTACCGCCATCGATCCAcaggcttgatgatgataaGGCCTGAAGCCGAGCCTGAGGTGGTGGAAATTGTGGGGACTCACAAGCCACTGAACTTTCACTATGAAAGGCCGCTGAAACTATCGGGAG TGAAGGTAGATCCCGCGGCATTTGAGCAAAAGTCGATCACTCTTCGACATCATGACGTTGTTGGAAATATGCATGGTCGTGAAAGAATTCTCCAATTACGATTGGGGAAGATAACTCAACCTGAAACGGGGCAGAAATACAAGTTTGGGCCCCGGCGTATATCGCCACACAAGGAGATTCTAAGCATCAACCTCTCGAGCTGGAATACTATTTTTGTCCATGCTGCAGTATTTCTCTATGGGCCTCAAGATGGAGATTTGTGCTCCCATCTCCTACTTGTCGGGCTTCTCTCAAGAGCTCAGGAACGAGAAAGTGTCCTGTGGGATCGTATCATTCCAACGGGGCCGATTCTCAAAAACAAGCTCAGAGATTGGCAAGGAGACAATATCGAAGGACTCTACTCAGAAATATTATCGGCGGATTATCTTGAACCACTGCTGATGGAATTCTACTACGATAACTCGGGTACGGAGCTCGATGTGAGAAACTACCTTGGCCGGGAGAAATATTCATATGTTACTCAAGATGGCGACACAATCCAACCCCGATTCGAGCTTGTTGAGTTTCTTGGGGATTGGTTGTACGAAGTATGGCTCACAGTTGAACGATtaggcgagggagaggagataACAAATATAGGGATTCTTTAA
- a CDS encoding alcohol dehydrogenase, whose product MAMEMLAITAPTYTDPSRYELSSVPRPTVTEKTDVVIRVHAASINPVDVKKAAGVFKSAVEEKFPYQIGYDASGVVVDIGEDVKGLKVGDEVYTRLPEIGRGSWSEYAKCAERYVSLKPKNLSFSDAASLPLAGVTALQVLRKYNGSLEGKTVFIPAGLSGTGTFACQLAKNIFRAGKVITTVSTSKIPKVAELLGEGVVDQVIDYTKHDPTEIIPQHSVDFLFDTTGQSMQFLSLMVPSTSMIVSISTKPSAATLQESSVMQRPDNPRIPLFGRMYLDAGDTLRKLRARRWGVTYMYWFLDPNAEDLDTITGYVEEGKLLPVVGARVDMRDIKKVREACQLTYDGKGGLGKTVFEVIRD is encoded by the exons ATGGCAATGGAAATGCTCGCCATCACAGCGCCGACTTACACTGACCCATCTCGGTATGAGCTCTCTAGTGTGCCTCGGCCTACGGTCACGGAGAAGACGGACGTGGTTATACGAGTTCATGCAGCGAGCATTAATCCTGTGGACgtgaagaaggctgccggTGTGTTTAAGTCGGCAGTAGAGGAAAA GTTTCCATATCAGATTGGATACGATGCCTCGGGTGTAGTTGTGGATATAGGGGAAGATGTGAAAGGCTTGAAAGTTGGCGATGAGGTTTACACACGCTTGCCGGAAATCGGCCGAG GTTCATGGAGCGAGTATGCCAAATGTGCAGAGCGCTACGTATCTCTCAAGCCCAAGAATCTCTCCTTCAGTGATGCTGCATCGTTGCCGCTCGCCGGCGTCACGGCGCTGCAGGTACTTAGGAAGTATAATGGCTCACTAGAAGGAAAGACAGTGTTCATACCCGCCGGTT TGAGCGGGACGGGAACATTTGCGTGCCAACTTGCCAAGAACATTTTCCGCGCCGGCAAAGTCATAACTACGGTTTCAACGTCCAAGATTCCAAAAGTCGCAGAGCTTCTTGGCGAAGGCGTCGTAGACCAGG TGATTGATTACACAAAACATGATCCCACTGAGATCATCCCCCAACACTCCGTCGACTTTCTATTTGACACAACTGGCCAATCTATGCAGTTCCTCTCCCTGATGGTTCCCTCCACAAGCATGATTGTATCCATTTCCACGAAACCATCCGCCGCAACCCTGCAGGAGTCGTCTGTCATGCAACGACCCGACAATCCTCGCATCCCGTTATTCGGGCGCATGTACCTCGACGCGGGCGATACGCTGCGTAAACTACGAGCACGTCGCTGGGGCGTCACATATATGTACTGGTTCCTTGATCCAAACGCGGAGGACCTAGATACAATTACGGGGTatgttgaagaagggaagCTATTGCCAGTGGTGGGTGCGAGGGTGGACATGAGGGATATCAAAAAGGTGCGGGAGGCATGCCAGTTAACTTATGACGGGAAGGGAGGCCTAGGCAAGACTGTGTTTGAGGTTATCCGAGACTAA
- a CDS encoding PNPLA domain-containing protein, whose product MLTASELEELPVLPGDTTVEFPAGTYAVPCYKKKELEGTGPEIEDAIWFHTQPLDAHTIERIHSLRLVAESRDQGFCDDELAGNWTWFEIAILKNKYSKQPRIKDGIKLVWDSHKNRFLSNKYDWEEGVEFTKDHDIFRLLEDGNCIAVRLCARFAGWKIKARTGYLVLDIAAPVARDPLEFGQTKETVLSIQEVFQEVNSSILPDSMQISTPPKELLFRAEMLTSAGDKPLRVLSLDGGGVRGVAALMHLDAVMKKLAPGKKPCEVFDLIGGTSTGGFIAIMLGRLQMSVKDCLASYRKFMNIVFSSKRWTKASLIATSSKWDATALEGCIKDLVREQLGRNPDEVLLLDEESAKTCKVFVMATKRDGANNQAPMVFRSYENPLEKSALPGIKLWEAARATSAAPMYFAPLKVDGHEFLDGGLQANNPLGWLWNEILSVFGPARSTNCFLSIGTGIPAAKSVGDVRNVAGFAESIAGIATNSDITNILFRSLINAFAPRPMGKKYWRFNVGDGLPDYVEEDGVWKWKMLGQRVEADIGELDDVKAIDRTVANAEKYILEPGAQKMIEECANALQEEL is encoded by the exons ATGCTTACCGCCTCCGAGTTGGAAGAACTCCCCGTTCTCCCCGGCGACACCACTGTTGAGTTTCCTGCGGGAACCTATGCCGTCCCCTgctacaagaagaaggaactTGAGGGTACTGGTCCCGAGATCGAAGATGCCATCTGGTTCCATACACAG CCCCTCGATGCACACACCATCGAGCGAATCCACAGCCTCAGGCTGGTAGCCGAGTCCCGTGATCAAGGTTTCTgcgatgatgagcttgccgGCAACTGGACTTGGTTTGAGATTGCCATCCTCAAAAATAAGTACTCGAAGCAGCCTAGaatcaaggatggcatcaagcTTGTTTGGGACAGTCACAAGAATCGCTTCCTAAGCAACAAGTATGACTGG GAGGAGGGTGTCGAGTTTACCAAGGATCATGACATTTTCCGACTTCTCGAG GATGGCAACTGCATCGCAGTTCGTCTATGTGCCCGTTTCGCGGGTTGGAAAATCAAGGCCCGAACGGGTTATCTGGTCCTCGACATTGCTGCGCCGGTTGCTCGAGATCCCCTCGAGTTTGGCCAGACAAAGGAGACGGTACTCAGTATCCAGGAGGTCTTCCAGGAAGTCAACAGCAGCATCCTTCCGGACTCTATGCAAATATCTACGCCTCCCAAGGAGCTTCTGTTCCGTGCTGAGATGTTGACGTCGGCCGGTGATAAGCCCCTGCGTGTTTTGTCGCTAG ATGGTGGCGGTGTTCGTGGCGTTGCGGCCCTGATGCATCTCGATGCCGTCATGAAGAAGCTTGCTCCAGGCAAGAAGCCATGTGAGGTGTTTGACCTGATCGGTGGTACCAGCACGGGAGG cttcatcgccatcatgctTGGACGTCTGCAAATGTCAGTCAAAGACTGCCTTGCTAGCTACCGAAAGTTCATGAACATTGTCTTCTCTTCCAAGCGGTGGACAAAGGCCAGTCTGATAGCCACCAGCTCCAAGTGGGACGCCACTGCTCTGGAAGGGTGCATCAAGGATCTTGTGCGGGAGCAGCTCGGTCGAAACCCTGACGAagtgcttctccttgatgaggagtCTGCAAAGACCTGCAAGGT CTTCGTCATGGCCACCAAGAGAGACGGCGCAAACAACCAAGCACCCATGGTGTTCCGTTCCTACGAGAACCCTCTGGAAAAGTCGGCTCTTCCAGGAATCAAGCTGTGGGAGGCGGCTCGCGCAACCTCTGCCGCTCCCATGTATTTTGCTCCCCTGAAGGTCGATGGCCACGAGTTCCTTGATGGTGGGCTCCAAGCCAACAACCCCCTTGGATG GTTGTGGAACGAGATCCTCAGTGTCTTTGGCCCTGCTCGCTCAACAAACTGCTTCCTCAGCATCGGAACCGGCATTCCAGCAGCCAAATCAGTCGGCGACGTGCGCAACGTGGCAGGCTTCGCCGAGAGCATCGCCGGCATCGCCACCAACAGCGACATCACAAACATTCTCTTCCGCTCGCTCATCAACGCCTTTGCTCCCAGGCCGATGGGCAAGAAGTACTGGAGATTCAACGTCGGCGACGGACTTCCCGACTATGTCGAAGAGGATGGCGTGTGGAAGTGGAAGATGCTTGGACAGCGGGTTGAGGCGGATATTGGAGAATTGGACGACGTCAAGGCTATTGACCGGACTGTGGCCAACGCAGAAAAGTACATCTTGGAGCCTGGTGCGCAGAAGATGATTGAGGAGTGCGCCAACGCCTTGCAGGAGGAGCTCTAA